A genomic stretch from Astatotilapia calliptera chromosome 4, fAstCal1.2, whole genome shotgun sequence includes:
- the LOC113020256 gene encoding uncharacterized protein LOC113020256 has product MDVSSQDPPLMAMDLSKSYNPLTRSHAEAMDLAKKPEWYHRRPVSTDLASSYRSRASSSSYGSLSTQPGAPVRCRDMEDGPESLGGYMNSTLGPGLDLYHDGVHGSLWHRGFCGPEQSGGPVPESSGGEESDSGSDVIFLVSAAKEPLLCGSFMQDGVAHMVEPLSPAASSLDEERACYHLPQPLSSPSPDSSYSEDSSDSSVDIPVHHTRPVVLLSDLGAVYANTAESAVDISSDDSDIIEVSVTDQKKKNKCYQKTPPPQSESEKAPQSEVRRSARIRRPASEIPPLTCNVSRHSLSRRVKHDAVGIYNESCDSDEVMDYVLRVSSSDELLVKSPQRARSHSEESDADVGTDRKSPQIETQHQREASNAKTVNHKRKKPLAVPKTKELRRTKQKRRIPPPSPPPHQNASACRSAVASKKTVARWRRKRRRQTGPSSLFSPTETEIKLKYVKTKEDKKEKKSGGFCPFVHLERRACTVVNYREEEATVRSSEGGRRAACKSLSGFVPNTSCFQPGRLSSDSRCESSLFCCLCGHTANVMGLGDLHGPYYPSVDAQKEELNGLSKSRGVNPSDDSRAADGNASPKVPLHLDECWIHEDCGIWSAGVFLIRGKLYGLEEGARLAQETICSTCQQTGAIMGCFQKGCPRNYHYRCAIQSGCVLNEDNFSMRCPEHKNKLFISATRQQKR; this is encoded by the exons ATGGATGTGTCCTCCCAGGATCCTCCTCTCATGGCGATGGACCTGTCAAAGAGCTACAACCCACTGACCCGCAGCCACGCTGAAGCCATGGACCTGGCCAAGAAGCCCGAGTGGTACCACAGACGCCCAGTGAGCACAGATCTCGCCTCCTCGTACAGATCCagagcctcctcctcctcctacgGCTCGCTCTCCACGCAGCCAGGAGCGCCCGTGCGCTGCAGGGACATGGAGGACGGCCCAGAGTCTTTGGGGGGCTACATGAACTCGACGCTTGGTCCAGGGCTGGATCTGTACCACGACGGAGTCCATGGCAGCCTGTGGCATCGGGGTTTCTGTGGGCCCGAGCAGAGCGGTGGCCCCGTTCCTGAAAGCAGCGGTGGAGAGGAGAGCGACAGCGGCTCTGATGTCATCTTCCTCGTGTCCGCTGCGAAGGAGCCGCTCCTGTGCGGCTCTTTCATGCAGGACGGCGTGGCACACATGGTGGAGCCCCTGTCCCCCGCCGCGTCCTCACTCGACGAAGAGCGAGCGTGCTACCACCTACCTCAGCCTCTGAGCTCGCCCAGCCCTGACAGCTCGTACTCGGAAGATTCCTCGGACAGCTCGGTGGACATTCCTGTACATCACACCCGGCCCGTCGTCCTCCTATCCGACCTCGGTGCCGTTTAcgccaacacagctgaatctgCGGTCGACATCTCCAGCGATGACAGCGACATCATCGAAGTTTCTGTCACtgatcagaagaagaaaaacaaatgctaCCAGAagactcctcctcctcagagTGAGAGCGAAAAAGCGCCGCAAAGCGAAGTCCGCCGCAGCGCTAGGATACGAAGGCCGGCCTCAGAAATCCCGCCGCTCACCTGTAACGTATCTCGTCATAGCTTGAGCAGGCGAGTCAAACACGACGCTGTGGGTATATACAACGAGAGCTGCGACTCCGATGAAGTGATGGACTACGTCTTGAGGGTGTCTAGCTCAGACGAGTTGCTGGTGAAGTCGCCACAAAGGGCAAGAAGCCATTCAGAGGAGTCTGACGCAGATGTTGGGACGGACAGGAAGTCCCCGCAGATTGAGACGCAGCATCAGCGCGAAGCTTCAAATGCAAAAACCGTTAATCACAAACGAAAGAAGCCGCTTGCAGTTCCTAAAACAAAAGAGTTaagaagaacaaaacagaaGCGTAGGATCCCGCCACCATCGCCGCCACCGCACCAGAATGCTTCAGCCTGTAGGAGTGCGGTGGCGAGCAAAAAAACTGTCGCAAGGTGGCGGAGGAAACGCCGCCGTCAGACTGGGCCTTCGTCTCTGTTTTCTCCGACAGAGACTGAGATCAAGCTCAAATATGTGAAAACTAAAGAGgacaaaaaggagaagaaatcgGGCGGTTTCTGCCCGTTTGTTCACCTGGAGCGGCGAGCGTGCACTGTGGTCAACTACCGGGAGGAGGAGGCAACTGTTCGGAGCAGCGAAGGAGGGAGGCGGGCTGCTTGCAAGTCTCTGTCCGGGTTTGTTCccaacacttcctgttttcagcCGGGTCGGCTCAGCTCAGACAGCCGGTGCGAGTCATCGCTGTTCTGCTGTCTGTGCGGCCACACCGCCAACGTCATGGGCCTTGGGGACCTTCACGGCCCCTACTATCCCAGCGTGGACGCCCAGAAGGAGGAGCTAAACGGACTCTCTAAAAGCCGAGGGGTAAATCCCTCAGACGACAGCAGAGCTGCTGATGGCAACGCCTCCCCAAAGGTGCCTCTTCACCTGGATGAGTGCTGGATCCACGAGGACTGCGGCATCTGGTCTGCCGGCGTCTTCCTTATCCGAGGAAAGCTGTACGGGTTGGAGGAGGGAGCGCGGCTCGCGCAGGAAACG atttgTTCCACCTGCCAGCAAACAGGCGCAATAATGGGCTGTTTCCAGAAGGGCTGCCCCAGGAATTATCACTACAGATGTGCCATCCAGTCGG gcTGTGTCCTCAATGAGGATAACTTCTCAATGAGATGTCCAGAGCACAAG AACAAACTGTTCATAAGTGCGACCAGACAGCagaagaggtga
- the unm_sa1261 gene encoding serine/threonine-protein kinase SBK1 isoform X2 — translation MALKFLKKKTTKLKSFLREYSISLYLSPCPFIINMYGIAFETDDYYIFAQEYAQAGDLFDIIPPQVGLPEAVAKRCVHQVAIALDYLHCKKLVHRDIKPENVLIFDRECRKVKLSDFGMTRRAGSPVKRVSGTIPYTAPELCDTSRHEGFCVDYSTDVWAFGVLLFCMLTGNFPWEKAMPNDAFYEEFVRWQRRRTAAVPSQWRRFTDEALRMFRRLLSIEQDRRCSVKEVFSYFNQCWMLDTENGNCNGSSGALASSAPPLDISSSSSEEDVLVDRLKQQSLSPACVAAKGGIMMDTQYSSMSTNSSPSSTGSYERVNRENNERGRILVTTPIEICV, via the exons ATGGCGCTAAAGTTTCTGAAGAAAAAGACCACCAAGCTGAAGAGCTTCCTGAGAGAGTACAGCATCTCCCTCTACCTGTCGCCCTGCCCGTTCATCATCAACATGTACGGGATCGCCTTCGAAACCGACGACTACTACATCTTTGCTCAGGAGTACGCGCAGGCGGGAGATCTGTTTGACATCATCCCTCCACAG GTGGGACTTCCTGAGGCGGTGGCGAAGCGCTGCGTGCACCAGGTAGCCATTGCTCTTGACTACCTGCACTGCAAGAAGCTGGTGCATCGTGACATCAAACCCGAGAACGTCCTCATTTTTGACCGAGAGTGCAGAAAGGTTAAGCTGTCAGACTTCGGCATGACACGACGCGCCGGATCACCAGTGAAGCGCGTGAGCGGAACCATCCCGTACACGGCACCAGAGCTGTGCGACACTTCCCGACATGAGGGGTTCTGCGTGGATTACAGCACAGACGTGTGGGCATTCGGGGTGCTGCTCTTCTGCATGCTGACAGGAAACTTCCCCTGGGAGAAGGCCATGCCCAATGATGCCTTCTACGAGGAGTTTGTCCGCTGGCAACGCCGTCGGACCGCCGCCGTGCCGTCGCAGTGGCGCCGCTTCACCGATGAAGCCTTGCGAATGTTTCGTAGGCTCCTTTCCATCGAGCAGGATCGCCGCTGCTCTGTCAAAGAAGTCTTCAGTTACTTCAACCAGTGCTGGATGCTGGATACCGAGAACGGGAACTGTAATGGCAGCAGCGGGGCTTTGGCGAGTAGCGCGCCTCCTCTGGACATCAGCTCATCGTCATCAGAAGAGGACGTACTCGTGGACAGACTGAAGCAACAGAGCCTGTCGCCTGCCTGCGTGGCGGCAAAGGGAGGGATCATGATGGACACCCAGTACTCCTCCATGTCCACCAACAGCTCGCCGTCCTCCACCGGCAGCTACGAGCGagtcaacagagagaacaacgAAAGAGGGCGCATCCTGGTGACCACGCCCATTGAGATCTGCGTGTAG
- the unm_sa1261 gene encoding serine/threonine-protein kinase SBK1 isoform X1, whose protein sequence is MNSLPHGSRASIDILEELQLIAAQNLEKLDINKYYEIIRELGKGTYGKVDLVIHKIRGTKMALKFLKKKTTKLKSFLREYSISLYLSPCPFIINMYGIAFETDDYYIFAQEYAQAGDLFDIIPPQVGLPEAVAKRCVHQVAIALDYLHCKKLVHRDIKPENVLIFDRECRKVKLSDFGMTRRAGSPVKRVSGTIPYTAPELCDTSRHEGFCVDYSTDVWAFGVLLFCMLTGNFPWEKAMPNDAFYEEFVRWQRRRTAAVPSQWRRFTDEALRMFRRLLSIEQDRRCSVKEVFSYFNQCWMLDTENGNCNGSSGALASSAPPLDISSSSSEEDVLVDRLKQQSLSPACVAAKGGIMMDTQYSSMSTNSSPSSTGSYERVNRENNERGRILVTTPIEICV, encoded by the exons ATGAACTCCTTGCCTCATGGCTCCCGTGCCTCCATCGACATCCTGGAGGAGCTCCAGCTGATTGCTGCACAGAATCTGGAAAAACTGGACATCAACAAGTACTATGAGATCATCCGTGAGCTGGGAAAGGGCACCTATGGAAAGGTGGACCTGGTCATCCACAAAATCAGAG GCACGAAAATGGCGCTAAAGTTTCTGAAGAAAAAGACCACCAAGCTGAAGAGCTTCCTGAGAGAGTACAGCATCTCCCTCTACCTGTCGCCCTGCCCGTTCATCATCAACATGTACGGGATCGCCTTCGAAACCGACGACTACTACATCTTTGCTCAGGAGTACGCGCAGGCGGGAGATCTGTTTGACATCATCCCTCCACAG GTGGGACTTCCTGAGGCGGTGGCGAAGCGCTGCGTGCACCAGGTAGCCATTGCTCTTGACTACCTGCACTGCAAGAAGCTGGTGCATCGTGACATCAAACCCGAGAACGTCCTCATTTTTGACCGAGAGTGCAGAAAGGTTAAGCTGTCAGACTTCGGCATGACACGACGCGCCGGATCACCAGTGAAGCGCGTGAGCGGAACCATCCCGTACACGGCACCAGAGCTGTGCGACACTTCCCGACATGAGGGGTTCTGCGTGGATTACAGCACAGACGTGTGGGCATTCGGGGTGCTGCTCTTCTGCATGCTGACAGGAAACTTCCCCTGGGAGAAGGCCATGCCCAATGATGCCTTCTACGAGGAGTTTGTCCGCTGGCAACGCCGTCGGACCGCCGCCGTGCCGTCGCAGTGGCGCCGCTTCACCGATGAAGCCTTGCGAATGTTTCGTAGGCTCCTTTCCATCGAGCAGGATCGCCGCTGCTCTGTCAAAGAAGTCTTCAGTTACTTCAACCAGTGCTGGATGCTGGATACCGAGAACGGGAACTGTAATGGCAGCAGCGGGGCTTTGGCGAGTAGCGCGCCTCCTCTGGACATCAGCTCATCGTCATCAGAAGAGGACGTACTCGTGGACAGACTGAAGCAACAGAGCCTGTCGCCTGCCTGCGTGGCGGCAAAGGGAGGGATCATGATGGACACCCAGTACTCCTCCATGTCCACCAACAGCTCGCCGTCCTCCACCGGCAGCTACGAGCGagtcaacagagagaacaacgAAAGAGGGCGCATCCTGGTGACCACGCCCATTGAGATCTGCGTGTAG